The Pseudomonas fluorescens genome includes a window with the following:
- a CDS encoding heavy metal sensor histidine kinase, producing the protein MSVPDSIALRLSGMFTLVAALVFLLIGGALYQQVGKGLGLLPEAELDARYSVLESTVGRYGTPEHWVKINNKLRLLGEEDKRIHFWIVSDDPRFEYGAPDAQIRAFAQGALGKRDLTLPHRDYPMKVLVSQFPAKDQRPPLRFMIGIDTQTFYQTQHRLLVALVSLAIVGVLLASLLGYWVARIGLKPLIKLSDEARRLAPPRLSGRLQLSPLPPELSQFVSSFNATLDRVEQAYSRLESFNADVAHELRSPLTNLIGQTQVALTRGRSAEHYFEVLQSNLEELERLRSIINDMLFLASADQGSKATKLTSASLAGEVATTLDYLDFILEDAQVQVRVSGDAQANIEIAHLRRALINLLSNAVQHTAPGQVIDVHIEALGDQITLAVTNPGEPIAGEHLPRLFERFYRVDASRSNSGANHGLGLAIVKAIALMHGGDVFVRSDQGANTFGIRLPA; encoded by the coding sequence ATGAGCGTCCCTGACAGCATCGCCCTGCGCCTGAGCGGCATGTTCACGCTGGTGGCGGCGCTGGTGTTCCTGTTGATCGGTGGCGCTTTATACCAGCAGGTCGGCAAGGGCCTGGGCCTGTTGCCCGAAGCCGAGCTCGATGCCCGCTACAGTGTCCTGGAGTCCACCGTTGGCCGCTACGGCACGCCTGAACACTGGGTGAAGATCAACAACAAGCTGCGACTGCTCGGTGAAGAAGACAAACGCATCCATTTCTGGATCGTCAGCGACGATCCGCGCTTTGAATACGGCGCTCCCGATGCACAGATCCGTGCCTTTGCCCAAGGCGCCCTGGGGAAGCGCGACCTGACCTTGCCCCATCGGGACTACCCGATGAAAGTATTGGTGAGCCAATTCCCGGCCAAGGACCAACGCCCGCCGCTGCGCTTCATGATCGGCATTGACACCCAGACCTTCTACCAGACCCAGCATCGCCTGCTGGTGGCGCTGGTGAGCCTGGCGATTGTCGGTGTGCTCCTCGCTTCGTTGCTGGGCTACTGGGTCGCGCGCATCGGCCTCAAACCGCTGATCAAGCTGTCCGATGAAGCCCGACGCCTGGCCCCGCCCCGCCTCTCCGGGCGCTTGCAGCTGTCGCCCTTGCCGCCGGAGCTGAGCCAGTTCGTCAGTTCCTTCAACGCCACCCTCGACCGGGTCGAACAGGCTTACTCGCGGCTGGAATCGTTCAACGCCGACGTCGCCCATGAATTGCGCTCGCCCCTGACCAACCTGATCGGCCAGACCCAGGTTGCGTTGACCCGTGGACGCTCGGCCGAACACTACTTCGAAGTGCTGCAATCGAATCTCGAGGAGTTGGAGCGGCTGCGTTCGATCATCAACGACATGCTGTTCCTGGCCAGCGCCGACCAAGGCAGCAAGGCCACCAAGTTGACCAGCGCATCCCTGGCCGGCGAAGTGGCGACCACCCTCGATTACCTGGACTTCATACTGGAAGATGCCCAGGTCCAGGTCCGGGTCAGCGGCGATGCCCAGGCCAACATCGAGATCGCCCACTTGCGACGGGCGCTGATCAACCTGCTGAGCAACGCCGTACAACACACCGCGCCCGGGCAAGTGATCGACGTGCACATCGAAGCCCTTGGCGACCAGATCACCCTCGCGGTCACCAACCCCGGCGAACCGATCGCCGGCGAGCACTTGCCACGCCTGTTCGAACGTTTCTATCGCGTCGATGCCTCGCGCAGCAACAGTGGCGCCAACCATGGACTGGGGCTGGCCATCGTCAAGGCCATTGCACTGATGCACGGTGGCGATGTGTTCGTGCGCAGCGACCAGGGTGCCAACACGTTCGGGATCCGCTTGCCAGCCTGA
- a CDS encoding heavy metal response regulator transcription factor encodes MRVLIIEDEEKTADYLHRGLTEQGYTVDVAPDGIEGLHLALETDYAVIVLDVMLPGLDGFGVLRALRARKQTPVIMLTARERVEDRIKGLRDGADDYLGKPFSFLELVARLQALTRRSGGHEPVQVSIADLWIDLISRKATRAGQRLDLTAKEFSLLSVLARRQGEILSKTAIAEMVWDINFDSDANVVEVAIKRLRAKLDGPFEQKLLHTIRGMGYVLESRSDERP; translated from the coding sequence ATGCGCGTTCTGATTATCGAAGACGAAGAAAAAACTGCGGACTACCTGCACCGCGGCCTGACCGAACAGGGCTATACCGTGGACGTGGCGCCGGACGGTATCGAAGGGCTGCATCTGGCCCTGGAAACCGACTATGCGGTGATCGTGCTCGACGTGATGCTGCCGGGCCTGGACGGCTTCGGCGTACTGCGGGCCCTGCGCGCCCGCAAGCAGACACCGGTGATCATGCTCACCGCCCGGGAACGGGTCGAGGACCGCATCAAGGGCTTGCGCGACGGCGCCGATGACTACCTGGGCAAACCTTTCTCCTTCCTCGAACTGGTGGCCCGCCTGCAAGCCCTGACCCGCCGCAGCGGCGGCCATGAGCCGGTGCAGGTGAGCATCGCCGACCTGTGGATCGACCTGATCAGCCGCAAGGCCACACGGGCCGGCCAGCGCCTGGACTTGACGGCCAAGGAGTTCTCCCTGCTCAGCGTCCTGGCCCGCCGCCAGGGTGAAATCCTCTCGAAAACCGCCATTGCCGAAATGGTCTGGGACATCAACTTCGACAGTGACGCCAACGTGGTGGAAGTGGCGATCAAACGCTTGCGGGCCAAGCTCGACGGGCCATTCGAACAGAAGTTGCTGCACACCATTCGCGGCATGGGTTATGTGCTGGAGAGTCGCAGCGATGAGCGTCCCTGA
- a CDS encoding multidrug efflux RND transporter permease subunit translates to MKGRGSVSAWCIDHPIATVLLTFALVLLGMIAFPRLPVAPLPEAEFPTIQVNAQLPGASPETMASSVATPLEVQFSAIPGITQMTSSSALGSTNLILQFSLDKSIDTAAQEVQAAINTAAGKLPNDMPNLPTWRKVNPADSPVLILSISSSLMPGTELSDYVETLLSRQISQIDGVGQIYITGQQRPAIRVQASADRLAAIGLTLADIRLALQQASLNLAKGALYGDSSISTLSTNDQLFQPEEYGELIVSYKDGAPVHLKDIAKVVNGSENAYVQAWSDSEPGVNLVIFRQPGANIVETVDRIQAALPTLQAMLPAAIQVKVLIDRTQTIRASLHEVEITLLIAVLLVVAVMALFLRQLSATLIVSAVLGVSLTASFALMYVMGFSLNNLTLVAIVISVGFVVDDAIVVVENIHRHLEAGDGMREAAIKGAGEIGFTVVSISFSLVAAFIPLLFMGGVVGRLFKEFALTATSTILISVVVSLTLAPTLAALFMRAPVHHAHSKMGFGERLLGWYERGLRRALAHQKLMIGVFGLTLALAVVGYVFIPKGFFPVQDTGLVLGTSEAAADVSFPDMVAKHKALADIVAADPAVQTFSHSVGVSGNNQTIANGRFWIALKPRSERDVSASGFIDRIRPQLLKIPGVVLYLRAGQDINLSSGPSRAQYQYVLKSNDGPSLNAWTQKLTDRLRGNPAFRDISNDLQLGGSITHINIDRSAAARFGLTATDVDQALYDAFGQRQINEFQTETNQYNVILELDTQQRGKAESLAYFYLRSPLSGEMVPLSALARFDAPSNGPLSIAHDGMFPAANLSFNLAPGVALGDAVRLLDQAKNEIGMPAAITGNFQGAAQAFQSSLASQPWLILAALVAVYIILGVLYESFVHPLTIISTLPSAGLGALIMLWLLGQDFSIMALIGLVLLIGIVKKNGILMIDFALDAQRNKGLAPQEAIFQACLTRFRPIMMTTLAALLGALPLMLGYGPGAELRQPLGIAVVGGLLVSQALTLFTTPVIYLWLERLFHRPAHQPGSAPTAALASTDH, encoded by the coding sequence GTGAAGGGCCGCGGCTCGGTTTCAGCGTGGTGCATCGACCACCCCATCGCCACGGTGTTGCTGACGTTCGCCCTGGTGCTGCTGGGGATGATCGCGTTTCCTCGCCTGCCCGTCGCGCCGTTGCCGGAAGCCGAATTCCCGACCATCCAGGTCAACGCCCAGTTGCCCGGGGCCAGCCCCGAAACCATGGCCTCGTCAGTGGCGACGCCGCTGGAAGTGCAATTCAGTGCCATCCCCGGCATCACCCAGATGACCTCCAGCAGCGCCCTGGGCTCGACCAACCTGATCCTGCAATTCAGCCTCGATAAAAGCATCGACACCGCCGCCCAGGAAGTGCAGGCGGCGATCAACACCGCCGCCGGCAAACTGCCCAACGACATGCCGAACCTGCCGACCTGGCGCAAGGTCAACCCCGCCGACAGCCCGGTGTTGATCCTCAGCATCAGCTCCTCCCTGATGCCCGGCACCGAGCTGAGCGACTACGTCGAAACCCTGCTCTCGCGCCAGATCAGCCAGATCGACGGCGTAGGACAAATCTACATCACCGGCCAGCAGCGTCCGGCGATCCGGGTCCAGGCCTCGGCCGACCGGCTCGCCGCCATCGGCCTGACCCTGGCGGACATCCGCCTGGCGCTCCAGCAGGCCAGCCTCAACCTGGCCAAGGGCGCCCTGTACGGCGATTCGAGCATTTCCACCCTGTCCACCAACGACCAGCTGTTCCAGCCTGAGGAGTACGGTGAGCTGATCGTGTCCTACAAGGACGGCGCACCGGTTCACCTCAAGGACATCGCCAAGGTCGTCAACGGCTCGGAAAACGCTTACGTCCAGGCCTGGTCCGACAGCGAACCAGGGGTCAACCTGGTGATCTTCCGGCAACCGGGGGCGAACATCGTCGAGACCGTCGACCGCATCCAGGCGGCCCTGCCCACCCTGCAAGCCATGCTGCCCGCTGCCATACAGGTCAAGGTACTGATCGACCGCACCCAGACTATCCGCGCCTCGTTGCACGAAGTGGAGATCACCTTGCTGATCGCGGTGCTGCTGGTTGTCGCGGTGATGGCGCTGTTCCTGCGCCAGCTCTCGGCAACCCTGATTGTCTCGGCGGTGCTGGGGGTGTCGCTGACCGCCAGTTTCGCCCTGATGTACGTGATGGGCTTCAGCCTGAACAACCTGACCCTGGTGGCAATCGTCATCTCGGTCGGGTTCGTGGTGGACGATGCGATTGTGGTGGTGGAGAACATCCACCGGCATCTGGAGGCCGGCGACGGCATGCGCGAAGCGGCGATCAAGGGAGCGGGTGAGATCGGCTTCACCGTGGTCTCCATCAGCTTCTCGCTGGTAGCGGCATTCATCCCGCTGCTGTTCATGGGCGGTGTGGTCGGGCGCCTGTTCAAGGAATTTGCCCTGACCGCCACCTCGACCATTCTGATTTCGGTGGTGGTGTCGCTCACCCTGGCACCGACCCTGGCCGCGCTGTTCATGCGTGCCCCGGTACATCATGCCCACAGCAAGATGGGATTCGGCGAGCGTCTGCTGGGCTGGTACGAGCGCGGCCTGCGTCGGGCCCTGGCCCATCAAAAACTGATGATAGGCGTGTTCGGCCTGACCCTGGCACTGGCGGTGGTGGGCTACGTGTTCATCCCCAAGGGGTTCTTTCCGGTACAGGACACCGGCCTGGTACTGGGCACCAGCGAAGCCGCCGCCGATGTGTCGTTCCCGGACATGGTCGCCAAACACAAGGCCCTGGCCGACATCGTCGCCGCCGACCCGGCGGTGCAGACCTTCTCCCATTCCGTCGGTGTTTCGGGCAATAACCAGACCATCGCCAACGGCCGTTTCTGGATCGCCCTCAAGCCCCGGAGCGAGCGTGACGTGTCGGCCAGCGGCTTCATCGACCGAATCCGCCCGCAATTGCTGAAAATCCCCGGTGTAGTGCTGTACCTCAGGGCCGGGCAGGACATCAACCTCAGCTCCGGCCCCAGTCGCGCCCAATATCAATACGTGCTCAAGAGCAACGACGGGCCGAGCCTCAACGCCTGGACGCAAAAACTCACCGACAGGCTGCGCGGCAACCCGGCGTTCCGTGACATCTCCAACGACCTGCAACTGGGCGGCAGCATCACCCACATCAACATCGACCGCAGCGCGGCAGCGCGCTTCGGCCTCACCGCCACCGATGTCGACCAGGCCCTGTACGACGCCTTCGGCCAACGTCAGATCAATGAATTCCAGACCGAGACCAACCAGTACAACGTGATCCTGGAGCTCGACACCCAGCAACGCGGCAAGGCCGAAAGCCTGGCGTATTTCTACCTGCGTTCCCCCCTGAGTGGAGAAATGGTGCCGCTCTCGGCCCTGGCCCGCTTCGATGCGCCGAGCAACGGCCCGCTGTCGATTGCCCACGACGGCATGTTCCCGGCCGCCAACCTGTCGTTCAACCTGGCGCCCGGCGTCGCCCTGGGAGACGCGGTGCGCCTGCTCGACCAGGCGAAGAACGAAATCGGCATGCCCGCCGCCATCACCGGTAATTTCCAGGGCGCGGCCCAGGCCTTCCAGAGCTCGCTGGCGAGCCAGCCATGGCTGATCCTCGCCGCGCTGGTGGCCGTGTACATCATCCTCGGCGTGCTCTACGAGAGCTTCGTGCACCCGTTGACGATCATCTCCACCCTGCCCTCGGCCGGCCTCGGCGCGCTGATCATGCTCTGGCTGCTGGGCCAGGATTTTTCGATCATGGCGCTGATCGGGCTGGTGCTGCTGATCGGGATCGTCAAGAAGAACGGCATCCTGATGATCGACTTCGCCCTCGACGCCCAGCGCAACAAAGGGTTGGCGCCCCAGGAGGCGATTTTCCAGGCGTGCCTGACACGCTTCCGACCGATCATGATGACCACCCTGGCCGCCCTGCTCGGCGCCTTGCCGCTGATGCTCGGCTATGGCCCCGGCGCGGAGCTGCGCCAGCCCCTGGGCATCGCGGTGGTGGGCGGCCTGCTGGTGAGTCAGGCGCTGACGCTGTTCACCACACCGGTCATATACTTGTGGCTGGAGCGACTGTTCCATCGGCCCGCCCATCAGCCAGGGTCGGCGCCGACGGCGGCGCTGGCGAGCACAGACCACTGA
- a CDS encoding efflux RND transporter periplasmic adaptor subunit produces the protein MHTQKKTVLLVVLLVALAALVLWFVLRPVTAKPSAPAAVPVRVVSVVQKDVPRFASGIGTVLSLHSVVIRPQIDGILTRLLVKEGQLVKKGDLLATIDDRSIRASLDQARAQLGESQAQLAVAQVNLKRYKLLSVDDGVSKQTYDQQQALVKQLKATAQGNQAAIDSAQVQLSYTQIRSPVSGRVGIRNVDEGNFLRTSDAEGLFTVTQIDPIAVEFSLPQQMLPTLQRLIAAPEQALVKAYLGADGASGELLGEGRLSLIDNQINANTGTLRAKAEFDNAAQRLWPGQLVTLKIQTALDKDALVVPPSVVQRGLEQHFVYRIKGDKVESVPVVMVYQDSDIHIIKGVNAGDQLVSDGQSRLKPGSHIQVLSAPPALAKTAEPQP, from the coding sequence ATGCACACCCAGAAGAAAACCGTCCTGCTCGTCGTGCTTTTGGTCGCCCTGGCGGCCCTTGTCCTCTGGTTTGTGCTCAGGCCCGTGACCGCCAAGCCCAGCGCTCCCGCCGCCGTTCCGGTGCGGGTCGTCAGCGTGGTGCAAAAGGATGTGCCGCGCTTTGCCAGCGGCATCGGTACGGTCCTGTCGCTGCACAGCGTGGTCATCCGGCCGCAGATCGACGGCATCCTCACCCGGCTGCTGGTCAAGGAAGGGCAACTGGTCAAGAAAGGTGACCTGCTGGCGACCATCGACGATCGTTCGATCCGCGCCAGCCTCGACCAGGCCCGGGCCCAGCTCGGCGAGAGCCAGGCGCAGCTGGCGGTGGCCCAGGTCAATCTCAAGCGCTACAAATTGCTGAGCGTCGATGACGGCGTCTCGAAGCAGACCTACGACCAGCAGCAGGCGCTGGTCAAGCAGCTCAAGGCCACCGCCCAGGGTAACCAGGCGGCCATCGACTCGGCGCAGGTGCAACTGTCCTACACCCAGATCCGCTCCCCGGTGAGCGGTCGCGTCGGCATTCGCAATGTGGATGAAGGCAACTTCCTGCGCACCAGCGACGCCGAAGGCCTGTTCACGGTGACCCAGATCGACCCGATCGCCGTGGAGTTCTCCCTGCCCCAGCAAATGCTGCCCACCTTGCAACGCTTGATCGCGGCACCCGAGCAAGCCTTGGTCAAGGCCTATCTCGGTGCCGATGGCGCTAGCGGGGAACTGCTCGGCGAGGGGCGCCTGAGCCTCATCGACAACCAGATCAACGCCAACACCGGAACCCTGCGGGCCAAGGCTGAATTCGACAACGCCGCGCAACGGCTGTGGCCCGGGCAACTGGTGACGCTGAAGATCCAGACCGCCCTCGACAAGGACGCCCTGGTGGTGCCTCCCTCCGTGGTCCAGCGCGGGCTGGAGCAACACTTCGTGTACCGGATCAAGGGCGACAAGGTCGAGAGCGTGCCGGTGGTCATGGTTTACCAGGACAGCGACATACACATCATCAAAGGGGTGAACGCTGGCGATCAACTGGTGAGCGATGGTCAGTCACGGCTCAAGCCGGGCAGCCACATCCAGGTGCTCAGTGCCCCGCCCGCCCTGGCCAAGACCGCGGAGCCGCAACCGTGA
- a CDS encoding LysR family transcriptional regulator yields MDTLQNMRAFSCVAEAGSFTAAAAQLDTTTANISRAVSNLEAHLQTRLLNRTTRRIALTEAGKRYLLRCEQILAYVEEAEAEASDAHARPAGQLKVHTMTGIGQHFVIDAIARYRKTHPDVTFDLTLANRVPDILDEGYDVSIVLASELPDSGFVSQRLGITYSIVCASPAYVKASGCPQKPGDLLNHACLRLVSPVIPLEKWVFDGPEGQEMVTINSSPFLVNSADAMKTAITSGMGVGVLPVYAAIEGLRNGTLVRVMPNYRSQELNLYAIYPSRQYLDAKIKTWVEYLRGSLPEILAAHQSELAAYELSGSLAGARVAN; encoded by the coding sequence ATGGACACCTTGCAAAACATGCGCGCGTTCAGTTGTGTTGCCGAAGCTGGCAGTTTCACCGCTGCCGCCGCGCAACTGGACACCACGACGGCCAACATCTCGCGCGCGGTTTCCAACCTGGAAGCCCATCTGCAAACCCGCCTGCTCAACCGCACCACTCGCCGCATTGCCCTGACCGAGGCAGGTAAACGCTACTTGTTGCGTTGCGAGCAGATCCTGGCTTATGTCGAAGAAGCGGAAGCCGAGGCCAGCGACGCCCATGCCCGACCGGCCGGGCAGTTGAAGGTCCACACGATGACCGGCATCGGCCAGCATTTCGTGATCGACGCCATCGCCCGTTATCGCAAGACCCATCCGGATGTGACCTTCGACCTGACCCTGGCCAACCGCGTGCCGGACATCCTCGACGAGGGCTACGACGTCTCCATCGTGCTCGCCAGCGAGTTGCCGGATTCGGGCTTCGTCTCCCAGCGCCTGGGGATCACCTACAGCATCGTCTGCGCATCGCCCGCCTATGTGAAAGCCAGCGGCTGCCCGCAAAAACCCGGCGACCTGCTCAACCACGCCTGCCTGCGCCTGGTCAGCCCGGTCATTCCGCTGGAAAAATGGGTGTTCGACGGCCCGGAAGGCCAGGAGATGGTCACCATCAATAGCTCACCGTTCCTGGTGAATTCCGCCGATGCGATGAAAACCGCGATCACCAGCGGCATGGGCGTGGGGGTGTTGCCGGTGTACGCCGCCATCGAAGGCCTGCGCAACGGCACGCTGGTGCGGGTCATGCCCAACTACCGCTCCCAGGAACTGAACCTCTATGCCATCTACCCGTCGCGCCAATACCTGGATGCGAAGATCAAGACCTGGGTCGAGTACCTGCGAGGCTCGTTGCCTGAAATCCTCGCGGCGCACCAGTCTGAGCTGGCGGCTTACGAATTGAGTGGAAGCCTGGCAGGCGCACGGGTCGCGAACTGA
- a CDS encoding efflux transporter outer membrane subunit: MPRCISRELKTLSVWVLTLTISGCIGTGGIGPQSQVLPANQLATDAAIREAARDARWPTRQWWQAYGDRQLDRWVDLAMQDSPSLAMAAARVRQAKAMAGVAEAAESLQINGEATLKRHNWPTDQFYGPGELADTTTWDNNAALGLSYALDLWGRERNASERAVDLAHVSVAEARQAQLELQSNIVRAYIQFSLYYAQRDIVAATLHQQEQILDLAQKRLDGGIGTHFEVSQAQAPVPESHRQLDALDEAIALSRNQLAALAGKGPGEGAQLHRPTLALGAPLKLPSALPAELLGQRPDVVAGRWQVAAQARGIDVARAGFYPNVDLVGSLGYMATGGGALEFLTGKKLTYNVGPAITLPIFDGGRLRSQLGEAAAGYDIAVAHYNQTLVNALKGISDQLIRRQSMDKQQAFAAESVAAAQRTYDIAMVAFQRGLTDYLNVLNAQSLLFKQQQVQQQVQAARLSAHADLVTALGGGLEAGNDSPDLSHALWQGSLLPLDCAAVPSSGCCAPKREQAPSPRC; the protein is encoded by the coding sequence GTGCCGCGTTGCATCAGCAGAGAGCTGAAGACTCTCAGTGTTTGGGTTCTGACATTAACCATCAGCGGGTGCATCGGGACAGGCGGGATTGGGCCGCAAAGCCAGGTACTGCCGGCCAATCAACTGGCGACCGATGCCGCCATCCGCGAGGCGGCTCGCGATGCCCGCTGGCCCACCCGCCAGTGGTGGCAAGCCTATGGTGATCGGCAGTTGGATCGCTGGGTGGACCTGGCCATGCAGGACAGCCCGAGCCTGGCCATGGCCGCCGCGCGGGTGCGCCAGGCCAAGGCCATGGCCGGTGTTGCCGAGGCTGCCGAGTCGCTGCAGATCAATGGCGAGGCGACCCTCAAGCGCCATAACTGGCCCACCGATCAGTTCTATGGCCCGGGCGAGCTGGCCGACACCACGACCTGGGACAACAATGCCGCCCTGGGCTTGAGCTACGCCCTGGACCTGTGGGGCCGCGAGCGCAATGCCAGCGAACGGGCGGTTGACCTGGCCCATGTCAGTGTCGCAGAGGCGCGCCAGGCGCAACTGGAACTGCAAAGCAACATCGTGCGCGCCTACATCCAGTTTTCGCTGTACTACGCCCAGCGCGATATCGTCGCCGCGACTCTCCACCAACAAGAGCAGATTCTCGACCTTGCGCAGAAACGCCTGGACGGCGGCATCGGCACCCATTTCGAAGTCAGCCAGGCCCAGGCACCGGTGCCCGAGAGCCATCGCCAACTCGACGCGCTGGACGAAGCCATCGCCTTGAGCCGTAATCAGTTGGCGGCCCTGGCCGGCAAGGGGCCGGGAGAGGGCGCGCAATTGCACCGTCCGACCCTGGCCCTCGGCGCGCCCTTGAAGCTGCCGTCGGCCTTGCCCGCCGAACTGCTCGGCCAGCGTCCGGATGTGGTCGCCGGGCGTTGGCAAGTAGCGGCCCAGGCCCGGGGTATCGATGTGGCCCGGGCCGGCTTCTATCCCAATGTCGACCTGGTGGGTAGCCTCGGCTACATGGCCACTGGCGGTGGGGCGCTGGAGTTTTTGACGGGCAAGAAGCTCACCTACAACGTCGGGCCGGCGATCACGTTGCCGATCTTCGACGGCGGCCGCTTGCGTTCACAGCTGGGTGAGGCGGCGGCCGGTTATGACATCGCCGTGGCGCACTACAACCAGACACTGGTGAACGCCCTCAAGGGCATTTCCGACCAACTGATCCGCCGCCAATCCATGGACAAGCAGCAGGCTTTCGCTGCCGAATCGGTGGCCGCAGCCCAGCGCACCTACGACATCGCAATGGTGGCGTTCCAGCGCGGGCTCACCGACTACCTCAACGTGCTCAACGCCCAAAGCCTGTTGTTCAAGCAGCAACAGGTGCAACAGCAAGTGCAGGCGGCGCGCTTGAGCGCCCATGCCGACCTGGTGACGGCGCTGGGTGGCGGGCTTGAGGCCGGCAACGACAGCCCTGACTTGAGCCATGCCCTGTGGCAAGGGAGCTTGCTCCCGCTGGACTGCGCGGCAGTCCCCTCAAGTGGATGCTGCGCGCCCAAGCGGGAGCAAGCTCCCTCGCCACGATGCTGA